Below is a genomic region from Vibrio mimicus.
TGAGCAGCAGTGGTGCGAAGATGTTGTCGCCCGGATGATCGTAGCGCCATTTGAACCCGCTACGCAGGCTCTCACTGTGATGTACCCAAGGTGAAATATCGTGGCTCAGTTCCAACTGCGGCAGGATGAGGTTGATATCACCGCGCAATGCAGCATGGGCATGACGCAGTTTGTTAAACTCTGCCGCATCAATATCGACATGGATCACTTTGGCGTGAGGCGCAAACGTATCAAGCTTACCTGTCACGCGGTCATCAAAACGCGCACCAACGGCGATCAGCAAATCACACTCTTGTACGATTAAGTTTGCCGCTTTGGTGCCGTGCATGCCCAGCATGCCAAGATAGTGTGGGTCGTGACGCTCGATGGTTCCCAAGCCTTTGAGTGTGCTCACTGAAGGCATAGGATTGAGGCGTAAAAACTCACGCACTGTGTCTGTGGCATTCGCCAGTTGTACACCGCCACCCACATACAATACCGGACGTTTACTTTGTGCAAGTAGGGCTTGCGCATTCGCCAGTTGTGTTGCATCCACACGTGGCATAGCGGGTGGAGTAAAGCTTGGCAAAGCGGAGACCGGCGCTTTGCCGAGCTGTACGTCTTTGGCGATATCTACCAACACTGGGCCGGGACGACCAGTTTTTGCAACTTCAAACGCTTCTGCCAGAGTTGGTGCCAGCTCGTTGATGTCGGTGACTAAGTAGCTGTGTTTGGTGCAAGAAAGCGACATGCCGATCACATCCATCTCTTGAAACGCATCGGTGCCGATGTGTGAGCTGGCAACTTGGCCAGTGATGGCGACGAGTGGAACCGAATCAAGAAAGGCATCGGCCAAACCCGTAACCAAGTTGGTCGCACCGGGACCCGAGGTGGCCATGCACACCGCGACTTGTTGAGTTGAGCGCGCCATACCAATCGCAGCCATGGCCGCACCTTGTTCATGGCGGCAGAGGATGTGCTCGACACCTCCGTCATACAGCGCATCATAAATCGGCATGATAGCGCCACCAGGGTAACCAAAAACGGTTTTGATGCCCTGTTGTTTTAATGCGGCAACGACTAACTGTGCTCCGGTCATCGTGCCCCCTTATGGCAACAATACGTGTCGCTGCCTTCCTGTGTGTTGTGTTTGCACTTCATGTGCCGCTCCCATTCTTCCTGCTTATTCTGGGGTTATCCCAACTGAGGGTTACCGATTCGGTATTCATCAGTTGCTGGGTGTAACTTATTCAGAATGTGCTTTTTTTGGTCTGTCTGAGTTGTAAAAAAACCCCCGGACTTTTCAGTGCGGGGGTTTCTTGGATTCGGTTACTTATTTTTCGCCCACTCGCCCCCGCGTCGTCACTAGAATGACCACGATAATTAGGTTAATTAGAGCGTTGATGCGAGCGTTCAAGTTCATAGTAAATTCGTTGTTAAGGTTGAACTAATATCTTACCAATGTGTTTGCGGTTCTAGTGGTAACACACATCTTCGTTACATGACAAGCAAAAACTCATTCTTTTTTCACATTCCCGTTTTATCTCATCACGCTATATAACCCATTCTGTGCTTTTTATCGCCATACCTTCAGGCGCTGAATGCTTTTTGATCAAACACTAAGGGATGCAATGGGACTTGCGATCATTCATAGCCGCGCCAGTATTGGCGTGCAGGCACCTCCGGTTACGGTTGAGGTTCACATCAGTAATGGAATGCCGGGGTTTACCTTAGTTGGGTTGCCGGAAACCACGGTAAAAGAGTCACGCGATCGAGTGCGTAGTGCGATCATTAACTCTCGGTTTGAGTTTCCAGCGAAACGCATTACGGTCAATTTAGCCCCTGCAGATCTGCCTAAAGAGGGAGGGCGTTTCGATCTTCCGATTGCACTCGGTATTTTGGCGGCCTCGGATCAAATTGCGCGAACTAAGCTCGAAAGTTGCGAATTTATTGGTGAACTGGCGCTATCGGGTGAAATTCGTGGCGTGAAAGGGGTATTGCCTGCCGCACTCGCGGCTAATCAAGTCCATCGCTGTTTAGTGGTGCCACACTGTAATGGTGATCAGGCTGCGTTGGTGGGGAGTGAGCGGCATAAATCAGCGCAAAGCCTACTCGAAGTGTGCGCGGACTTGTGTGGTCAGCAAACCCTATCATTGTTTCAAAGTTCGCCCGGTGTGCAGGAAGTGAGCCATACGCGCGATCTGCAAGACATCATTGGTCAACAGCAAGGCAAACGTGCGTTGGAAATTGCTGCAGCTGGCAATCACAATCTGCTGTTTCTCGGCCCTCCGGGGACGGGTAAAACCATGCTTGCTTCACGGCTGTGCGATTTACTGCCAGAAATGAGTGATGAAGAGGCGATGGAAACGGCCTCGATTGCGTCCCTCACGCAGCAAGAAATTAACCAACATAACTGGAAATTGCGTCCTTTTCGTGCGCCACACCATTCAAGCTCAATGGCGGCTTTAGTCGGTGGTGGCACCATTCCGCGTCCCGGTGAAATTTCCCTCGCCCATAATGGGTTACTGTTTTTGGACGAAATGCCGGAGTTTGAGCGCAAAGTGCTGGATTCTCTGCGTGAACCGCTGGAATCTGGAGAGATCGTGATTTCTCGTGCGCAGGGGAAAACCCGTTTTCCAGCACGCTTTCAACTGGTCGGCGCGTTAAATCCAAGCCCAACTGGTTACTACGAGGGCAGTCAGGCGCGTGCTAATCCACAGAGTATTTTGCGCTATTTGAGTCGGCTCTCTGGCCCTTTGTTGGATCGCTTTGATATGTCGATAGAGATCCCAGCCTTACCGAAGGGCACCTTGGCCAATGGTGGTGATCGTGGTGAATCGACTACGGCTGTGCGTCAGCGAGTGTTGGCTGCTCGAACGCGAATGCTAGAACGGTCTGGCAAGGTGAATGCTTTGCTGCAAAGCCGAGAAATTGAACATTATTGCCCTTTGGTCAAAGCCGATGCTGAGTTTTTGGAAAGTGCGCTCCATCGCTTGGGTTTATCGATCCGGGCTTACCACCGCATCATCAAAGTGGCGCGTACCATAGCGGATTTGCAAGGTGAAACGCAGATCGCTCGTCCACATTTGGCCGAGGCGTTGGGCTATCGAGCCATGGATCGCTTACTCAAACAGCTCAGTGCGCAGAACGTCTAGTACTCTGACCTGCAGAGTTCATGTTTCATTACGATGACAAGTTTGTATAATCACACGCTGTTTTTTTACTCATCTTTGAACTGAGAACTATGTTGGCTTACTTGCTCCTTGCGCTGAATGTGACCGTGGTGGTGTTAAATTCGGCCTTTCATTCGCTGCTGATCTGCTTGATTGCTTTGATTAAACTTTTGCTGCCGTCAGCCGCATGGAAAGCGCAGGCCACGCAAGCGGCGAATTGGGTGATGTGGTCATGGGCGAGTGTGAACGCTTGGGTTTTGCAGCTTTCCAACCGCGTGGAATGGGATATCCAAGGCGGTGAAACCCTGACTAAGCAGGGATGGTATCTACTGATTTCCAATCACTTGAGTTGGACGGATATTGTGGTGCTGTGCTGCGTGTTTAAAGACCGCATTCCAATGCCGAAATTTTTCCTCAAGCAGCAACTGCTGTATGTGCCTTTCATTGGTATGGCGTGTTGGGCGCTGGATATGCCGTTTATGCGCCGTTATTCGCGCGAGTATTTGCTGCGCCATCCGCACAAACGCGGCCAAGATTTAGCGACGACGCGCCGTTCGTGCGAAAAATTCCGCGCCGTGCCTACCACTGTCGTGAATTATGTGGAAGGGACACGTTTTAATTCACAGAAGCAGCAACGTAGCGGCGTGGGATATCAGCATGTATTGCAGCCGAAAACTGGTGGTATTGCCTACACGTTAGCCGCCATGGGTGAGCAGTTCGAGCATATTATTGATGTGACTTTGGCCTATCCGGATAACCGTCAACAACCGTTTCGTGATTTATTGATGGGTCGTATGCAGCGCATTGTGGTGCACATTGATTTGCTACCGGTGGATGAACAGGTACAAGGTGATTACTTCAACGATAAACAGTTTAAGCGTCAGTTTCAGCTTTGGCTGAGCGAGGTGTGGCAGCGTAAAGATCAGCGATTAGAGCAGATTTACAAAGCCGATTAGCACTGAGAGGCTGATAAAGCGAAGGGAGCCATTGGCTCCCTTTGTCTTTTTCTCAATACCGAATCATGGGTTGAGATTACTTCAGCGTCAGCAGGTAGTTCACTAGGTCAAAATATTCGTCGAGGGATTTGACGGACTGACCTTGTACCAAATAACGGTTGTTAACAACAACGGCAGGTACACCGGTTAGGCCGCTATCTTGGAACTGTTTATCGAAACGGCGCACCATAGAATCCACGGCAAAGCCGTTGTAGGCTGCATCAAACTTCGCTGCATCAACGCCTTCATCTAGGAAGATTTGGCGCAGTTCTTGTTCATCTTTTGGCGGCTTACGGAGAGTGTGGATGCGGTTAAACATCACCGGCACCATTTTATCTTCCACTTCCAGTGCAATCATGGTTGCGTACGCTTTGCTCATCGCCTTACCCATAGCGCCACCCATGAAAGAGACGTGGTTTTTCTGGAATTTAGCCCCTTCAGGCAACTGCTGTTTCAGTTGAGCAATGATAGGTTCGAAAGTATTACAGTGTGGGCAGTAGAATGAGAAAAACTCACTGACAACCGGCGAAGATGAGACCGGTGTTTTTAACACTTGGTAGTGCTCACCTTCTTTAAATTGAGCCGCATAGGCTGACACGCTTAACATCAGAGTTGCAACCAGTGCAAACAGCTTTTTCATGACTTTCTCCATTGGATTTATTGTGTTGGCTTACCATTGCGGCTGCAATGATAACGGGGGTTCTTGCAAAGTGGCAATCTGCTCTTTAAAAGCGAGGATCTGATTCTCCCAGTACTTCGCGTCATTAAACCACGGAAATGCGATTGGAAAAGCCGGATCTTGCCAGCGTTTGGCGAGCCATGCCATGTAGTGCACTATGCGTAGACCACGTAAAGGCTCGATTAGTTTCAATTGTTGGGGATTAAAATCGCAAAACTCTTGGTAGCCTTCCAAAACGATGTCTAATTGAATCAGTTTTTCTTGGCGATCACCATGCAACAGCATCCAGAGATCCTGAACTGCTGGGCCGTTGCGTGCGTCATCCAGATCGACAAACGTTGGGCCATCACGCCATAAAATATTGCCGGGATGGCAATCTCCGTGCAGACGGATCTGAGGTTGGGTGGGTACCCAATGCTGCTTGATTTCCGCGATCAAGAGATCAAGATCATGAAAAAATACCCGCTGCAAATGAGCAGGAATGCAGTGACTGTACTCCAAGGTATGCCTTGGTTGGTGTAAGTATTCATCCAACGACAGGGTTGGGCGGTGGAGAAAGGGTTTACTTGCTCCAACTTTGTGAATGCGACCCAAGAAGCGGCCAACCCATTCTAAGTGTTCTTCGTTATCCACTTCGTATTGGCGGCCGCCCATGCTGGTAAACAGGGCGAAACGATAGCCTTGGTAGTGATGCAGAGTGGCACCATTGATGTTCAATGGCGGAACGATTGGGATCTCCTCTTGCTCTAGTTCTAAAGCGAAATCATGCTCTTCTTGGATCTGCTCGTTAGTCCAGCGCTGGGGGCGATAGAACTTCACCACAAAGCGACGGCGTTCTTCATCGGTAAACTGGTAAACGCGGTTTTCGTAACTGTTGAGTGGTAAAAAACCGGATTCAGCACGAATACCGATACTTTCCAGTGCGTACCAAATGAGGTCAGGAGTCAAAGCATCAAAGTGAAAAGTGGCTTGGGTCATCGAATAAAAAGGGCTCATTACTGAGCCCTTTACCATGCTGGTGGTTGTCAGAGCTTTTGAATAAAACGGCTCTCGACTTCAAGGGTAAATTGGTGGCTTTCATCGTGCAGTATAAACTGAATTGTTGCTACCGCAGAGCTGAGATTTTCTGGTTTGACGCCAAGACTCATGGGTAGGTTAAACACTTCACCGGGTTGGACAACGATGGTTTGTTTGCCGTACCAAGAGACCTGCTCAAGCCCTTTCACTGAAAGTTGGTATGTTTGTGGCTGCTGAGTTTTATTGATCACTTTTAAGTTGTAAGTGTTTTCAATTTCGCCTGAGCTGTTGGTTCTAAAGAGCTGAGTACGATCACGCAGCACGGATAGACCAGCAGGATCCACGGCGGCCACTTGGGCAAAAAACAATCCAATCATCACCAAGAACACTGCACCATAGCCAAGCAGTTTAGGGCGTAGCACCTTGGTGTGCTTGCCTGAAAGGCGATGCTCGGTGGTGTAGTTAATGAGCCCTTTTTCGTAGCCCATACGTT
It encodes:
- the ilvG gene encoding acetolactate synthase 2 catalytic subunit; this encodes MTGAQLVVAALKQQGIKTVFGYPGGAIMPIYDALYDGGVEHILCRHEQGAAMAAIGMARSTQQVAVCMATSGPGATNLVTGLADAFLDSVPLVAITGQVASSHIGTDAFQEMDVIGMSLSCTKHSYLVTDINELAPTLAEAFEVAKTGRPGPVLVDIAKDVQLGKAPVSALPSFTPPAMPRVDATQLANAQALLAQSKRPVLYVGGGVQLANATDTVREFLRLNPMPSVSTLKGLGTIERHDPHYLGMLGMHGTKAANLIVQECDLLIAVGARFDDRVTGKLDTFAPHAKVIHVDIDAAEFNKLRHAHAALRGDINLILPQLELSHDISPWVHHSESLRSGFKWRYDHPGDNIFAPLLLKQLSDMMPDSSIVSTDVGQHQMWAAQHIQPRAPQNFISSAGLGTMGFGLPAAMGAAVARPDDQSILISGDGSFMMNVQELGTLKRRQIPVKMVLLDNQRLGMVRQWQSLFFDGRHSETILDDNPDFVMLAKAFNIPGKTISRKEEVEPALREMLASKTAYLLHVLIDEEENVWPLVPPGASNTDMLENT
- a CDS encoding YifB family Mg chelatase-like AAA ATPase, which gives rise to MGLAIIHSRASIGVQAPPVTVEVHISNGMPGFTLVGLPETTVKESRDRVRSAIINSRFEFPAKRITVNLAPADLPKEGGRFDLPIALGILAASDQIARTKLESCEFIGELALSGEIRGVKGVLPAALAANQVHRCLVVPHCNGDQAALVGSERHKSAQSLLEVCADLCGQQTLSLFQSSPGVQEVSHTRDLQDIIGQQQGKRALEIAAAGNHNLLFLGPPGTGKTMLASRLCDLLPEMSDEEAMETASIASLTQQEINQHNWKLRPFRAPHHSSSMAALVGGGTIPRPGEISLAHNGLLFLDEMPEFERKVLDSLREPLESGEIVISRAQGKTRFPARFQLVGALNPSPTGYYEGSQARANPQSILRYLSRLSGPLLDRFDMSIEIPALPKGTLANGGDRGESTTAVRQRVLAARTRMLERSGKVNALLQSREIEHYCPLVKADAEFLESALHRLGLSIRAYHRIIKVARTIADLQGETQIARPHLAEALGYRAMDRLLKQLSAQNV
- a CDS encoding acyltransferase: MLAYLLLALNVTVVVLNSAFHSLLICLIALIKLLLPSAAWKAQATQAANWVMWSWASVNAWVLQLSNRVEWDIQGGETLTKQGWYLLISNHLSWTDIVVLCCVFKDRIPMPKFFLKQQLLYVPFIGMACWALDMPFMRRYSREYLLRHPHKRGQDLATTRRSCEKFRAVPTTVVNYVEGTRFNSQKQQRSGVGYQHVLQPKTGGIAYTLAAMGEQFEHIIDVTLAYPDNRQQPFRDLLMGRMQRIVVHIDLLPVDEQVQGDYFNDKQFKRQFQLWLSEVWQRKDQRLEQIYKAD
- a CDS encoding thiol:disulfide interchange protein DsbA/DsbL, with translation MKKLFALVATLMLSVSAYAAQFKEGEHYQVLKTPVSSSPVVSEFFSFYCPHCNTFEPIIAQLKQQLPEGAKFQKNHVSFMGGAMGKAMSKAYATMIALEVEDKMVPVMFNRIHTLRKPPKDEQELRQIFLDEGVDAAKFDAAYNGFAVDSMVRRFDKQFQDSGLTGVPAVVVNNRYLVQGQSVKSLDEYFDLVNYLLTLK
- a CDS encoding serine/threonine protein kinase, with translation MTQATFHFDALTPDLIWYALESIGIRAESGFLPLNSYENRVYQFTDEERRRFVVKFYRPQRWTNEQIQEEHDFALELEQEEIPIVPPLNINGATLHHYQGYRFALFTSMGGRQYEVDNEEHLEWVGRFLGRIHKVGASKPFLHRPTLSLDEYLHQPRHTLEYSHCIPAHLQRVFFHDLDLLIAEIKQHWVPTQPQIRLHGDCHPGNILWRDGPTFVDLDDARNGPAVQDLWMLLHGDRQEKLIQLDIVLEGYQEFCDFNPQQLKLIEPLRGLRIVHYMAWLAKRWQDPAFPIAFPWFNDAKYWENQILAFKEQIATLQEPPLSLQPQW